Proteins from a genomic interval of Chroococcidiopsis thermalis PCC 7203:
- a CDS encoding SpoIID/LytB domain-containing protein, translated as MSRFDRQNRGFKVIGNLGMLLIPIASVPLLLPLFSQSFSPTSTTATDPSPETPSDNNVANNVSSVAQWEAEARREEQSKLPKAQPPTLNKTNKQQPQKIKRKRQPVAKKTQYAAPSLEIRVAIAQDADSLIVGSSTPAQVVETNGKVLRQLPNGQAFTAQPSDSDRITIGNAQLPNAVWIYPQKGGVVYVGDRWYRGKLLLVARQQKLLAVNYVDLEHYLASVVGSEMHASAPTEALKAQAVAARSYALVHMVRPANSWFNLGNTQRWQVYKGMNSEYNTTQKAVKDTAGQIISYQGGVVESLYAATDEIVQKAHGGKGMSQTGAYRLAAQGYNYLQILAHYYPKTATARLEIKP; from the coding sequence ATGAGTAGATTCGACCGACAAAATAGAGGATTCAAAGTTATTGGAAATTTAGGGATGTTGCTGATCCCGATCGCGTCTGTACCTCTGCTTTTACCTTTATTCAGTCAATCTTTCTCTCCGACTTCTACTACGGCAACAGATCCATCTCCTGAGACTCCATCTGACAATAATGTTGCGAATAACGTTTCTAGTGTCGCTCAATGGGAGGCAGAAGCTAGGCGGGAGGAGCAAAGCAAGCTACCAAAAGCTCAGCCACCAACGCTCAATAAAACGAACAAACAGCAACCTCAAAAAATTAAACGAAAACGGCAGCCTGTAGCCAAAAAAACACAATATGCTGCGCCAAGCTTAGAAATTCGCGTGGCGATCGCTCAAGATGCAGATTCTCTAATTGTTGGCTCCTCAACTCCCGCCCAAGTTGTAGAAACAAACGGCAAAGTCTTACGGCAACTGCCCAACGGACAAGCTTTTACAGCACAGCCTAGCGACTCAGATCGGATTACAATTGGCAATGCCCAATTACCCAATGCGGTCTGGATTTACCCCCAAAAAGGAGGCGTGGTATACGTAGGCGATCGCTGGTATAGAGGCAAACTCCTGCTCGTTGCTCGACAACAGAAGCTACTCGCGGTTAACTATGTCGATTTAGAGCATTATCTTGCCAGCGTTGTCGGTAGCGAAATGCACGCTTCCGCCCCTACTGAAGCTCTTAAAGCTCAAGCCGTCGCCGCTCGCTCCTATGCTTTGGTTCACATGGTACGTCCGGCAAATTCCTGGTTTAATCTCGGGAATACCCAGCGCTGGCAAGTTTACAAAGGGATGAACAGCGAGTACAACACTACACAAAAAGCTGTCAAAGATACTGCTGGGCAGATTATTAGCTATCAAGGCGGCGTAGTCGAATCGCTTTACGCTGCGACAGATGAGATCGTTCAAAAAGCTCATGGTGGCAAAGGTATGAGCCAAACAGGAGCCTATCGACTGGCAGCACAAGGCTACAACTACCTGCAAATTCTGGCGCACTATTACCCCAAAACAGCCACAGCAAGGCTGGAAATCAAGCCTTGA
- a CDS encoding DUF1816 domain-containing protein, producing MNPIWNHTKENLISFFHNFGWAWWVEIDTQNPRCTYYFGPFLSAKEAAAAQRGYIEDLEHEGAQGIAVEIKRCKPSRLTIADDIGERSEPQIKPILSSQV from the coding sequence ATGAACCCAATTTGGAATCACACTAAAGAAAATCTGATTAGCTTCTTCCATAACTTCGGTTGGGCATGGTGGGTAGAAATTGATACCCAAAATCCCCGTTGTACTTACTACTTCGGTCCTTTTCTCAGCGCCAAAGAAGCGGCAGCTGCCCAGCGTGGTTACATAGAGGATTTGGAGCATGAAGGAGCGCAAGGGATTGCAGTCGAGATCAAACGCTGTAAACCCTCTCGGTTAACGATCGCCGATGATATAGGAGAAAGATCGGAACCGCAAATCAAGCCAATTCTCAGCAGTCAAGTGTAA
- a CDS encoding glycosyltransferase: MLKVAFIVNHFPLLSETFILNQITGLLERGHQVDIYTCTPGDLNKVHPDVEKYCLLERTYYLPEIPQNFLKRSLKAIGLLSINFTKAPRKLLRSLNGFKYGKSATSLRLFYAAIAGADKGAYDIVHCQFGTLSFWGMLFRTINAPQAKLVVSFRGYDISQFIQEHGDRIYDRTFVEADLFLPNCDFFKRRLLKLGCDEKKICVHYSGIDCDRFQYTPRYRHSHQKICIATIGRLVEKKGIEYSIRAVAKIVKSCPNLEYKIVGCGSLQTELEQLIQELDLNNIVHLLGKKNRQEIIEVLQASHIFIAPSITARDGNQDAPVNVLKEAMAIGLPVISTYHGGIPELVEDCVSGFLVPERDAEAIASKLQYLIAHPEIWNIIGAAGRERVEKYFNMQNLNDELVDIYQKVSSD, encoded by the coding sequence ATGCTAAAAGTAGCATTTATTGTCAATCACTTTCCTTTACTTTCAGAAACCTTTATTCTTAACCAAATTACCGGACTCCTAGAACGCGGACATCAAGTAGACATATATACTTGTACTCCAGGTGATTTGAATAAAGTACATCCCGATGTCGAAAAATATTGTTTATTGGAACGCACTTATTATCTACCAGAGATTCCCCAAAACTTTCTGAAGCGATCGCTCAAAGCAATTGGTTTACTGAGTATAAATTTTACGAAAGCACCTAGAAAATTACTGCGATCGCTTAATGGTTTCAAGTATGGCAAATCGGCAACTTCTTTACGATTATTTTATGCCGCGATCGCTGGTGCAGATAAAGGAGCATATGATATCGTTCACTGTCAGTTTGGAACTTTAAGTTTTTGGGGTATGCTATTTCGGACAATTAATGCTCCTCAAGCCAAATTAGTCGTATCGTTTCGCGGTTACGATATCAGCCAATTCATTCAAGAACATGGCGATCGCATTTACGATCGTACCTTTGTAGAAGCCGATCTCTTTCTGCCAAATTGCGACTTTTTTAAACGTCGTCTCCTCAAACTCGGTTGTGACGAAAAAAAAATTTGCGTTCACTACTCAGGAATTGATTGCGATCGTTTCCAATATACACCCCGCTATCGTCATTCTCATCAGAAAATATGTATTGCTACCATTGGGCGTTTAGTAGAAAAGAAAGGAATTGAATACAGCATTCGCGCAGTAGCGAAAATAGTAAAATCTTGCCCTAATCTAGAGTATAAAATCGTTGGTTGCGGTTCTTTACAAACAGAACTAGAACAACTAATCCAAGAACTAGATTTAAATAATATCGTACATCTATTAGGTAAAAAAAATCGACAGGAAATTATTGAAGTTTTGCAAGCATCTCACATATTTATTGCTCCCAGTATTACAGCACGCGATGGCAATCAAGATGCTCCTGTTAATGTCTTAAAAGAAGCAATGGCGATCGGCTTACCAGTCATTAGCACCTATCACGGAGGAATTCCAGAGCTTGTAGAAGATTGTGTTTCTGGGTTTCTAGTTCCAGAAAGAGATGCAGAGGCGATCGCATCAAAGTTACAATATTTAATCGCACATCCAGAAATCTGGAATATTATAGGTGCAGCTGGTCGCGAACGAGTAGAAAAATATTTTAATATGCAAAACCTTAACGACGAACTCGTCGATATTTATCAGAAAGTGAGTAGTGACTAG
- a CDS encoding STAS domain-containing protein: protein MAETLNLTVSLRGTREVRSNYQLFRLTGLLDAFSEPTFRKVLGKYVEEGPKHIILDLSQIDFVDSSGIGALVHLKKQTETNGGTSQIVTNARVTQTVKTVNLEQYLGLRPTVEAALENIQAS from the coding sequence ATCGCTGAGACACTAAATCTAACTGTTAGCCTGAGAGGAACTCGTGAGGTTCGGAGTAATTATCAGTTATTCCGGTTGACGGGTTTGCTTGATGCCTTTTCAGAACCAACCTTTCGCAAGGTACTCGGCAAGTATGTTGAAGAGGGACCAAAGCACATCATATTGGATTTGTCCCAAATTGATTTTGTCGATAGTTCTGGAATTGGCGCTTTGGTGCATTTGAAGAAGCAGACTGAAACTAACGGTGGGACTTCACAAATTGTCACCAATGCCCGCGTAACTCAAACAGTCAAGACAGTTAACCTAGAGCAATATTTAGGTTTACGACCGACTGTTGAAGCAGCTTTAGAAAATATTCAAGCATCTTGA
- the rlmB gene encoding 23S rRNA (guanosine(2251)-2'-O)-methyltransferase RlmB: MAEPPKLKAKSNPSGKPQRGKPERYTGKRADLKHNATKQDGEKRHVAGKKDFSRPVLASPTYNTERDKTDRFSSQIPASTSEEESDLIYGRHPVLTALETQRQLNRLWVTARLRYDHRFHSLLQQAKENGTVIDEVEPKRLDQITHHANHQGIAAQVAPYDYLELGGLIDKAKSTSQQPVIVAADGITDPHNLGAIIRTAEAIGAQGLVIPQRRAVGITSTVMKVAAGALETFSVARVINFSRALEELKAAGFWVYGTALEAEQSIQTVKFSGPIVLVVGSEGEGLSLSAQRCCDLLVSIPLSGNTPSLNASVATGMALYEIFRQRWQNVNYVNMGTKKDKLEN, translated from the coding sequence ATGGCAGAACCACCCAAATTAAAAGCCAAATCTAACCCTTCTGGAAAACCGCAACGTGGCAAACCAGAGCGTTATACAGGCAAGCGTGCCGATCTCAAACATAATGCCACTAAACAAGATGGGGAAAAACGTCATGTGGCAGGAAAGAAAGATTTCTCTCGACCAGTCTTAGCTAGTCCTACCTACAATACAGAACGCGACAAGACAGATCGTTTCTCGTCCCAAATTCCAGCTTCCACATCAGAAGAAGAGAGCGATCTAATTTACGGTCGCCATCCCGTGCTGACAGCTTTGGAAACCCAACGACAGCTCAATCGGCTTTGGGTTACTGCTCGTCTGCGTTACGATCATCGCTTTCATTCTCTGCTCCAACAGGCAAAGGAGAATGGTACGGTCATTGATGAGGTTGAACCCAAACGCCTAGACCAAATTACCCATCACGCCAATCATCAAGGGATCGCCGCTCAAGTAGCTCCCTACGATTATTTGGAATTAGGAGGGCTAATTGACAAAGCGAAATCGACTTCTCAGCAACCCGTAATTGTTGCTGCCGATGGTATTACCGATCCTCACAACTTAGGAGCAATTATCCGTACCGCTGAGGCAATCGGAGCGCAAGGCTTAGTCATCCCTCAACGCAGAGCTGTTGGGATCACGTCTACGGTGATGAAAGTCGCAGCGGGTGCTTTAGAAACATTCTCTGTCGCCAGAGTCATTAACTTTAGCCGCGCTTTAGAAGAATTAAAAGCAGCTGGTTTCTGGGTTTACGGTACGGCATTAGAAGCGGAACAATCGATACAGACAGTTAAATTTAGTGGTCCTATTGTGCTAGTAGTTGGCTCGGAAGGGGAAGGATTGAGTTTGAGCGCTCAGCGCTGCTGCGATCTGTTGGTATCGATTCCCTTGTCAGGCAATACACCGAGTTTGAACGCTTCTGTCGCAACTGGTATGGCACTTTACGAAATTTTTCGCCAACGCTGGCAAAATGTAAATTATGTCAACATGGGTACAAAAAAAGATAAATTAGAAAACTAG
- a CDS encoding glycosyltransferase, translating into MNLPKVTIVVTPRERFSYTKESLESIYEHTQIPFKLVYIDGNSPIKVRQYLEEQARVRNFQIIRTDYYLSPNQARNIGLRQVDTPYVVFADNDVVVSPGWLENLVRCAEETQATVVGPLMCQDLPIHEIVHFAGGESHIWVDKNKATPRRRLREKMYKQGKRVVEVRDRLHRNETELAEFHCVLVRTEIFSRIALLDEAMLNTKEHLDFCMSVREAGGKVYFEPSSLVTYVPGPPLEWTDLHFYMLRWSDAWTLASLHRLRDKWNLAEDAYFLQKYKQLGWRRRWTIVHPLSHRLTFGIKSHWLEKILVPLDRILNRYLTSSHARQQQKFQLQPQQTNDVQDNGFAA; encoded by the coding sequence ATGAATTTACCCAAAGTTACCATTGTAGTAACTCCTCGCGAACGTTTTAGTTATACTAAAGAGTCTTTAGAAAGTATCTACGAACATACGCAAATTCCTTTTAAATTAGTTTACATTGATGGCAACTCTCCTATAAAAGTACGCCAATATTTAGAGGAACAAGCGCGAGTTAGAAACTTTCAAATTATCAGAACAGATTACTATCTTTCTCCCAATCAAGCTAGAAATATAGGCTTGCGTCAAGTGGATACTCCATATGTTGTATTCGCTGACAATGATGTGGTTGTTTCCCCTGGTTGGCTAGAAAATTTAGTGCGGTGTGCTGAAGAAACACAAGCTACAGTCGTTGGACCATTGATGTGTCAGGATTTACCAATACATGAAATCGTCCACTTTGCAGGTGGCGAATCTCATATTTGGGTTGACAAAAATAAAGCAACTCCCAGACGCAGGTTGCGAGAAAAGATGTACAAGCAGGGAAAACGAGTCGTAGAAGTCCGCGATCGCCTACACCGTAACGAAACTGAATTAGCAGAATTTCACTGCGTTCTCGTGCGTACAGAGATCTTTTCCCGCATTGCTTTGTTAGATGAAGCCATGCTGAACACGAAAGAACATTTAGACTTTTGCATGAGTGTCAGGGAGGCGGGAGGTAAAGTCTATTTTGAACCCAGCAGCCTTGTCACTTACGTACCAGGACCACCCTTAGAATGGACGGACTTACACTTTTATATGCTGCGTTGGAGTGATGCATGGACATTAGCGAGTTTGCATCGCTTGCGTGACAAGTGGAATTTAGCTGAAGATGCTTACTTTCTCCAAAAATACAAACAATTAGGTTGGCGGCGGCGATGGACAATCGTTCATCCCCTCAGCCACCGCCTCACCTTTGGGATCAAAAGCCACTGGCTAGAAAAAATTCTCGTTCCTCTCGATCGCATCTTAAATCGTTACTTGACATCAAGCCACGCTCGACAACAGCAAAAATTTCAACTGCAACCGCAACAAACTAACGACGTACAGGACAATGGTTTTGCAGCTTGA
- a CDS encoding TM0106 family RecB-like putative nuclease, producing the protein MLMTAELLLQYQRCNRRPFLDRHGDLALKDAPSELLLKLQQDKFEHRQSMMAERIYQQPQYSKEDWQAGATATWQLMQQGVEQIYRGVIIARTSEDVTLLSRPDLLIKQPGQSIFGNWMYIPAQIELGKRPKLEYQVVAAFHGQALGMVQETTPDRAWLLLRRKEMYEVSLARVLPQMQQIFAECVQTLAAPQAPEVFISRQRCSLCRWYSYCSGVARSQQHLSLLPGVTPNRYKELQAIDLVTLESLAKANSSDLASLRGFDKKIAHHLVLQAQSVLENRPISLLREQGTGSREQGDKGDKGDRETREQLPITNYPLPNPIEIYFDIEAQPDLNLDYMLGVLVVDRLKQTETFHSLLAETQSDESTIWQQFLDIVGRYPQAPIFHFFSYEVETIRRLAQLYRTPAEQVRSIVDRCVDIYEQIAQTVVLPIESYALKAIARWIGFEWRDPQAHGSQCIYWYDRWLATGDRSFLEAIERYNEDDCRATRLVKDWLETFIKRELETDLDRVSLVS; encoded by the coding sequence ATGCTAATGACTGCTGAGCTGCTGCTACAATACCAACGTTGTAATCGTCGCCCATTTCTCGATCGCCACGGAGATTTGGCACTTAAAGATGCTCCTAGCGAACTGTTGCTGAAGTTACAACAGGACAAGTTCGAGCATAGACAAAGCATGATGGCAGAACGGATTTATCAGCAACCTCAGTATTCTAAAGAGGATTGGCAAGCAGGAGCAACAGCAACTTGGCAGTTAATGCAACAGGGTGTAGAGCAGATTTATCGAGGAGTGATAATCGCCCGCACTTCAGAAGATGTAACGCTGCTCAGCCGTCCCGATTTGTTAATTAAACAACCAGGGCAATCGATTTTTGGAAATTGGATGTATATTCCAGCCCAAATTGAATTAGGTAAGCGCCCCAAACTAGAATACCAAGTTGTAGCTGCTTTTCACGGACAGGCGTTGGGCATGGTGCAGGAGACTACACCAGATCGAGCCTGGTTACTCTTGCGCCGGAAAGAGATGTATGAGGTAAGTTTAGCCAGAGTACTGCCGCAGATGCAGCAGATTTTTGCCGAGTGCGTCCAAACATTAGCAGCACCTCAAGCACCAGAAGTCTTTATTTCTCGCCAGCGATGCAGTTTATGCCGTTGGTATAGTTATTGCTCTGGCGTTGCTAGATCTCAACAACATTTGTCTTTACTGCCTGGGGTGACACCCAATCGTTATAAAGAGTTACAGGCGATCGATCTTGTCACGCTAGAATCTTTAGCTAAGGCTAACTCATCTGACTTAGCAAGCTTACGAGGTTTTGACAAAAAAATAGCTCATCATTTAGTATTGCAAGCGCAGTCAGTCTTGGAAAATCGCCCGATTTCGCTTTTAAGGGAGCAGGGAACAGGGAGCAGGGAGCAGGGGGACAAGGGGGACAAGGGAGATAGGGAGACAAGGGAGCAACTACCAATTACCAATTACCCATTACCAAATCCCATTGAAATCTACTTTGATATTGAGGCACAGCCAGATCTAAATCTTGATTACATGTTAGGAGTGTTGGTGGTCGATCGCCTGAAGCAAACGGAAACTTTTCATTCTTTACTAGCAGAAACACAGTCAGATGAAAGCACGATTTGGCAACAATTTTTAGACATCGTTGGGCGCTATCCACAAGCGCCCATTTTTCATTTTTTCTCGTATGAAGTCGAGACAATTAGACGCTTGGCTCAACTTTATCGGACACCAGCAGAACAAGTTAGATCGATCGTCGATCGCTGTGTTGATATTTACGAGCAGATCGCCCAAACTGTGGTGCTACCAATTGAAAGTTATGCTCTCAAAGCGATCGCCCGTTGGATTGGGTTTGAATGGCGCGATCCTCAAGCGCACGGTTCGCAGTGTATTTATTGGTACGATCGCTGGTTAGCAACAGGCGATCGCTCTTTTCTCGAAGCAATTGAACGTTATAACGAAGATGATTGTCGCGCGACTCGTCTGGTAAAAGATTGGTTAGAAACTTTCATCAAGCGGGAATTAGAAACGGATTTAGATCGAGTTTCTTTAGTATCTTAG
- a CDS encoding Mini-ribonuclease 3, translating into MEPKEDNLFDGSAREAQTDVVTQLELLPSWLAIAPGQLQQLSPMALAYLGDAVYELYVRSHFLLPHKRSQAYHNLVVAQVRAEAQASHLRYLTPYLNQAELEIVRRGRNATVGRPRRAAPEVYQQATSLEALVGYLYLSDRQRLYQLLEQLPLAPTETLNSPSVNKNEY; encoded by the coding sequence GTGGAACCGAAGGAGGACAATTTATTCGACGGCTCAGCTCGGGAAGCTCAGACAGATGTAGTCACTCAGTTGGAGTTGCTACCCAGTTGGTTGGCGATCGCTCCTGGGCAGCTACAACAACTCTCACCTATGGCTTTAGCATATTTGGGCGATGCGGTTTACGAGCTGTATGTGAGGAGCCACTTTTTACTACCCCACAAGCGATCGCAGGCTTACCACAACCTTGTCGTTGCTCAGGTTAGAGCCGAGGCACAGGCTTCGCACTTACGATATCTCACTCCATATCTCAATCAAGCTGAATTAGAAATCGTGCGTCGGGGACGCAATGCTACTGTAGGACGACCGCGTCGCGCCGCACCAGAAGTTTATCAACAAGCAACGAGTTTAGAAGCTCTCGTAGGCTATCTTTATTTAAGCGATCGCCAGCGCTTGTATCAACTCTTGGAGCAGCTACCATTAGCTCCTACAGAAACATTAAACTCCCCTAGTGTAAATAAAAATGAATACTAA